A single window of Nicotiana sylvestris chromosome 3, ASM39365v2, whole genome shotgun sequence DNA harbors:
- the LOC138887087 gene encoding uncharacterized protein: MKDHIIGEDYEIWDIVTNGPLVTTMKNEEGVVVPKTRADCTAEDLKKWEKNAKAKKWLVCVLGPDEYSRIQSCTSAKEIWDTLQVAHEGTPQVKISRGILLYSQYENFTMKEGETIHEMYTRFTTLTNELKSLGRIILEEDKVEKILTRVLPVSWESKITAIQESKNIATLRLDELIGNLTAYELRR; the protein is encoded by the coding sequence atgaaggatcacatcataggagaagactatgaaatctgggacatagtcactaaTGGTCCTTTGGTAACTACAATGAAAAATGAGGAAGGAGTGGTTGTGCCAAAGACAAgggctgactgcactgctgaagacctaaaaaagtgggagaaaaatgctaaggccaagaaatggcttgtgtgtgtaCTAGGTCCCGATGAGTACAGTAGGATCCAAAGCTGTACTAGtgccaaggagatatgggacacattgcaagtggctcatgaaggaacacctcaagtgaaaaTATCTAGAGGAATactgttgtattctcaatatgagaattttacTATGAAAGAAGGAGAAACTATCCACGAGATGTATACTAGGTTCActacactgacaaatgaacttaagtcccttggaaggattattcttgaagaagacaaggtagAGAAAATCctgacaagggttctgccagtctcatgggaaagcaaaatcacggcCATTCAGGAATCCAAGAATATTGCTACTCTCAGactggatgaactgattggaaatcttactgcttatgaactgagaaggtaa